Proteins encoded within one genomic window of Chitinophaga parva:
- the ligA gene encoding NAD-dependent DNA ligase LigA → MYTKDIELELTARARQLLAQVATHNATSLDDTLEDLRRVLRYNDYRYYVQSSPVLSDNEYDQLFAWLKQLEAAHPDKVSPDSPTQRVALGLTSAFPTVQHLVPMLSLENSYNADDLLDWDRKAREASGLPEIEYCIEPKFDGASISLIYENDLLVRGATRGDGVAGDDITTNIKQIRSVPLSAAFSEYGIHTIEIRGEAMINKKTFRAFNEQRSAEGLPVLANPRNAASGSLRMVDPREVAKRGLEVFLYHMSYHTMIDGKKEPKEILTHSNTLDLFTHLGLRSPSKEKKVVKGIQAVIAHVLDYEQHRDDLPYEIDGMVIKVNDYALQDQLGMTSHHPRWAIAYKFKARQATSRLRHVEFQVGRTGAITPVAKIDPVAIGGVMVGSISLHNEEMIREKDVKIGDMVLVERAGDVIPYLVASIPDLRTGDEKDIVFPTVCPVCHDPLYKPEGESVWRCININCEAQVVERIIHFVSKDAMDIRSFGESNVRKFYSLQLLKDIPGIYELDFEKIGKLEGFGKKSLSNLEAAIEASKSQPLHRLIYGLGIRYVGETTAKTLANSVSHLLDLRQRSEEALLTLEDIGPKVVGSIVQFFRNQDNIHMLQRLEQLGVSLVNTKSAAPVEGNLSGQTFLFTGTLSKLKRADAEAMVEAHGGKLLGSVSSKLNYLVVGEDAGSKLEKAKKINTVHILSEDEFIALINSEA, encoded by the coding sequence ATGTACACCAAAGACATAGAACTAGAGCTCACCGCGCGTGCCAGGCAGCTGCTGGCACAGGTGGCCACCCATAACGCCACCTCCCTGGATGATACGCTGGAAGACCTGCGCCGCGTGCTCCGCTACAATGATTACCGCTACTATGTGCAAAGTAGCCCGGTACTGAGCGATAATGAATATGACCAGCTCTTTGCCTGGCTGAAGCAACTGGAAGCAGCGCATCCTGATAAAGTAAGCCCGGACTCGCCCACCCAACGTGTGGCCCTGGGCCTTACCAGCGCCTTCCCCACCGTGCAGCACCTGGTGCCCATGCTAAGCCTGGAGAACTCTTACAATGCCGATGACCTGCTGGACTGGGACCGCAAAGCCCGCGAGGCCAGCGGCCTGCCTGAAATTGAATACTGCATAGAGCCCAAGTTTGACGGGGCCAGTATTTCCCTCATTTATGAAAACGACCTGCTGGTGCGCGGCGCCACCCGTGGCGATGGGGTGGCGGGGGATGATATCACGACCAACATCAAGCAGATCCGCTCTGTGCCGTTATCCGCGGCCTTTTCCGAATACGGCATCCACACCATAGAGATCCGTGGGGAAGCCATGATCAATAAAAAAACTTTCCGCGCGTTCAATGAGCAGCGCAGCGCGGAAGGCCTGCCCGTGCTGGCCAATCCCCGCAACGCGGCCTCCGGCTCCCTGCGCATGGTAGATCCCCGTGAAGTGGCAAAGCGTGGCCTGGAAGTATTCCTCTACCATATGAGCTACCATACCATGATCGATGGTAAAAAGGAGCCCAAGGAAATACTAACCCACAGCAATACACTGGACCTCTTTACCCACCTGGGTTTGCGCAGCCCTTCCAAAGAAAAGAAAGTAGTAAAAGGCATACAGGCCGTGATAGCGCACGTGCTGGATTATGAACAGCACCGGGACGACCTGCCCTATGAAATTGACGGCATGGTGATCAAGGTGAATGACTATGCGCTGCAGGACCAGCTGGGCATGACCTCCCATCATCCGCGCTGGGCCATTGCCTACAAGTTCAAAGCCCGCCAGGCCACCAGCCGCCTGCGCCACGTAGAGTTCCAGGTGGGCCGCACCGGCGCCATTACACCGGTGGCCAAAATTGACCCCGTAGCCATTGGGGGCGTAATGGTGGGTTCCATTTCCCTTCACAATGAAGAAATGATCCGCGAAAAAGACGTGAAGATCGGCGACATGGTGCTGGTAGAACGCGCCGGTGATGTGATCCCCTACCTGGTAGCCTCCATCCCGGACCTGCGCACCGGTGATGAAAAAGATATTGTGTTCCCCACAGTTTGCCCCGTGTGCCACGACCCGCTGTACAAGCCGGAGGGCGAAAGCGTATGGCGCTGCATCAATATCAATTGTGAAGCACAGGTGGTAGAGCGCATCATTCACTTTGTCAGCAAGGACGCCATGGACATCCGCAGCTTTGGTGAGAGCAATGTGCGCAAGTTCTACAGCCTGCAACTGTTGAAAGACATACCCGGCATTTACGAACTGGATTTTGAGAAAATAGGCAAGCTGGAAGGCTTTGGCAAAAAATCTTTGTCGAACCTGGAAGCCGCCATCGAGGCGTCTAAAAGCCAGCCATTGCACCGCCTTATTTATGGCCTGGGCATACGCTATGTGGGTGAAACCACGGCCAAGACCCTGGCCAACAGCGTATCCCACCTGCTGGACCTCCGGCAGCGCAGTGAAGAAGCCCTGCTTACGCTGGAAGACATCGGGCCCAAGGTAGTGGGCAGCATTGTGCAGTTCTTCCGCAACCAGGATAACATTCACATGCTGCAAAGGCTGGAACAGCTGGGCGTTTCGCTGGTCAATACGAAAAGCGCGGCCCCTGTGGAAGGCAACCTTAGCGGGCAAACCTTCCTCTTCACCGGCACCCTTTCCAAGCTGAAACGCGCCGACGCCGAGGCCATGGTGGAAGCCCACGGCGGCAAGCTGCTGGGCAGTGTAAGCAGTAAGCTTAATTACCTGGTGGTAGGTGAAGACGCCGGCAGCAAACTGGAAAAAGCCAAGAAGATCAACACCGTGCATATTCTCAGTGAAGACGAATTTATTGCCCTCATTAACAGCGAAGCATGA
- a CDS encoding nucleoside deaminase, whose protein sequence is MTDEFFMQQAMREARKAFDAGEVPIGAVVVANNQVIGRGHNQVEMLNDCTAHAEMIALTAAFNYLGSKYLMDATLYVTVEPCLMCAGALYWSKIGRIVYAAPDEKNSYRRATGQTNPFHPKTKLEQGPCTEESLQLMKTFFQQRRN, encoded by the coding sequence ATGACCGACGAATTTTTTATGCAGCAGGCCATGCGCGAAGCCCGCAAGGCCTTTGATGCCGGGGAAGTGCCCATTGGCGCCGTAGTGGTGGCCAATAACCAGGTGATAGGCCGCGGCCACAACCAGGTGGAAATGCTCAATGACTGCACCGCACACGCAGAAATGATAGCCCTTACCGCGGCGTTCAATTACCTGGGCAGCAAGTACCTGATGGATGCCACCCTGTATGTAACCGTGGAGCCCTGCCTCATGTGCGCGGGCGCGTTGTACTGGAGCAAAATAGGCCGCATTGTATATGCCGCCCCGGATGAGAAGAACAGCTACCGCCGCGCCACCGGGCAAACAAACCCCTTCCATCCCAAAACCAAACTGGAACAGGGGCCCTGCACAGAAGAGAGCCTGCAGCTGATGAAAACATTTTTCCAGCAGCGCAGGAATTAA
- a CDS encoding SPFH domain-containing protein, with the protein MFSSTIIIVLLIIIVVVVLSSFVTVQQGTIAVTTVFGKYQRVLFPGLNFKIPVIEKVYKRISIQNRSVELEFQAITIDQANVYFKAMLLYSVLNNQEETIKNVAFKFVDERSFMQALIRTIEGSIRGFVATKKQAEVLSLRRDITEHVKEQIDRGLEEWGYHLQDLQMNDITFDEAIMRSMAQVVASNNLKAAAENEGQALLITKTKAAEAEGNAIKIAAEAERQAAQLRGQGVALFREEVAKGMTMAAREMQQADLDTSVILFSMWTEAIKNFAENSKGNVIFLDGSSEGMDHTMKQLIAMNKLQQNNTGTGR; encoded by the coding sequence ATGTTCTCATCCACTATTATCATTGTACTGCTCATCATCATCGTCGTGGTGGTCCTGAGCAGTTTTGTAACTGTACAACAGGGAACCATCGCGGTGACCACCGTGTTTGGAAAATACCAGCGCGTCCTGTTTCCCGGCCTCAATTTCAAAATTCCCGTCATTGAAAAAGTTTACAAACGGATCTCTATCCAGAACCGCTCCGTGGAACTGGAATTCCAGGCCATAACCATAGACCAGGCCAATGTATACTTTAAAGCCATGCTGCTCTACTCTGTGCTCAATAACCAGGAAGAGACCATCAAGAATGTGGCATTCAAATTCGTGGACGAAAGAAGCTTTATGCAGGCCCTTATCCGCACCATTGAAGGCTCCATCCGCGGCTTTGTAGCTACCAAAAAACAGGCGGAAGTACTGAGCCTGCGCCGTGACATTACCGAACACGTAAAGGAACAGATAGACCGTGGCCTGGAAGAATGGGGCTACCACCTGCAGGACCTGCAGATGAATGATATTACATTTGACGAAGCCATTATGCGCTCCATGGCCCAGGTAGTGGCATCTAACAACCTGAAGGCCGCTGCAGAAAACGAAGGCCAGGCACTGCTCATTACCAAGACCAAGGCAGCGGAAGCAGAAGGCAACGCCATCAAGATCGCCGCAGAGGCGGAAAGGCAGGCCGCACAGCTGCGTGGCCAGGGCGTGGCCCTCTTCCGCGAAGAAGTGGCTAAAGGTATGACCATGGCAGCCCGTGAAATGCAGCAGGCAGACCTGGATACCTCTGTGATCCTGTTTTCCATGTGGACGGAAGCTATCAAGAACTTTGCGGAAAATTCCAAAGGCAATGTGATCTTCCTGGATGGATCTTCCGAAGGCATGGATCACACCATGAAGCAACTCATCGCGATGAACAAATTGCAGCAGAACAATACCGGCACTGGCAGGTAA
- a CDS encoding methylmalonyl-CoA mutase family protein, whose translation MSYTPKHQVRLVTAAALFDGHDAAINIMRRIMQSKGAEVIHLGHNRAAEEIVDCAIQEDAQGIAVTSYQGGHVEFFKYMYDLLRQKGCGHIKIFGGGGGTILPDEIKELHAYGIARLYSPDDGRHMGLEGMIEDLIRQCDFETVSSLNGELKGLPGKDAKLIAQAITLAENKHPLPLAPAETAKTIPVLGITGTGGAGKSSVTDELVRRYLGRFPGKTIAVVSVDPSKKKTGGALLGDRIRMNAIHHPRAYMRSLATRESDKAISEHIQEAVDICKLAGFDFIILETSGIGQSDTVITGHCDVSLYVMTPEYGAASQLEKINMLDYADVIAINKFDKAGALDALHDVAKQYKRNHGLWSAKDEQLPVIGTIASQFNDAGVNQLFEKLMQVIGEKTHVTFGEAATSAGPGGTTRSLIIPPARVRYLAEIAETLDQDNAWLEEQCALATQWYQLEGVLQLTNHAALQDIKVNIEQQLSPESRALITNWPNVVEQYHADNYIFKVRDKEIKLPLYTESLSGSRIRKISLPTYKDWGDLLRWQRKENLPGEYPYTAGVFPLKREGEDPTRMFAGEGGPERTNKRFHYVSLDQPAKRLSTAFDSVTLYGEDPAVRPDIYGKIGNSGVSIATVDDAKKLYSGFDLCDPKTSVSMTINGPAPVLLAFFMNAAIDQQCEKYITENGWWDQVNATLQKQATLPHYHGNLPAGNDGLGLRLLGVSGDAVLEPAVYQKLKAQALSTVRGTVQADILKEDQAQNTCIFSTEFALKLMGDVQEYFIREKVRNFYSVSISGYHIAEAGANPITQLAFTLANGFTYVEYYLSRGMHIDDFAPNLSFFFSNGMDPEYAVIGRVARRIWSRAIRHRYKGNDRSQKLKYHIQTSGRSLHAQEIDFNDIRTTLQALYAIYDNCNSLHTNAYDEAITTPTEESVRRAMAIQLIINRELGTAKNENPLQGSFFIEELTDLVEEAVLAEFRRITERGGVLGAMERMYQRNKIQEESLHYESMKHTGEYPIIGVNTFLNKNGSPTIIPQEVIRSTSEEKDFQIHTLQAFQKRHVDKSDAMLQRLQQVAVSNGNLFEELMETVKYCSLGQITHALYEVGGQYRRNM comes from the coding sequence ATGTCTTATACACCAAAACACCAGGTGCGCCTGGTTACGGCAGCCGCTCTCTTTGACGGCCACGACGCCGCGATTAATATTATGCGCCGCATCATGCAAAGCAAAGGCGCAGAAGTGATCCACCTGGGCCATAACCGCGCCGCGGAAGAAATTGTAGACTGCGCCATCCAGGAGGATGCGCAGGGCATAGCCGTTACCTCCTACCAAGGTGGCCACGTAGAGTTTTTCAAATACATGTATGACCTGCTGCGCCAAAAGGGCTGTGGGCACATTAAAATATTTGGCGGCGGTGGCGGCACTATCCTGCCGGATGAAATAAAAGAACTGCACGCCTACGGCATTGCCCGTCTGTACTCCCCGGACGATGGGCGGCATATGGGCCTGGAAGGCATGATAGAAGACCTCATCCGCCAGTGTGATTTTGAAACAGTAAGCTCGCTCAATGGTGAATTGAAGGGCCTGCCCGGGAAAGACGCAAAACTGATCGCACAGGCCATCACCCTGGCAGAAAATAAACACCCGCTGCCGTTAGCGCCTGCAGAAACAGCCAAGACCATACCGGTGCTGGGCATTACCGGTACCGGTGGCGCGGGCAAGAGCAGTGTCACCGATGAGCTGGTGCGCCGCTACCTGGGCCGTTTTCCTGGCAAGACCATTGCCGTGGTGTCGGTAGATCCTTCCAAGAAAAAAACAGGCGGGGCCCTGCTGGGAGACCGCATCCGCATGAATGCCATCCACCATCCCCGCGCCTACATGCGCTCCCTGGCCACGCGCGAAAGTGATAAAGCCATCAGTGAGCATATCCAGGAGGCCGTGGATATCTGCAAGCTGGCCGGCTTTGATTTTATCATCCTGGAAACTTCCGGCATTGGCCAGAGCGATACGGTGATCACCGGGCATTGCGATGTATCGCTGTATGTGATGACGCCGGAATATGGTGCGGCATCACAGTTAGAGAAGATCAATATGCTGGACTATGCAGATGTAATAGCCATCAACAAGTTTGATAAGGCCGGTGCACTGGATGCACTGCACGACGTGGCCAAACAATACAAGCGCAACCACGGCCTGTGGAGCGCAAAGGATGAACAGCTGCCCGTGATAGGCACCATTGCATCGCAATTCAATGATGCAGGGGTGAACCAGTTGTTTGAAAAACTGATGCAGGTGATAGGGGAGAAGACCCACGTAACCTTTGGCGAAGCTGCTACCAGCGCAGGCCCTGGAGGTACTACACGTTCCCTCATCATTCCACCTGCGCGCGTGCGCTACCTGGCAGAGATTGCAGAAACGCTGGACCAGGACAATGCCTGGCTGGAAGAGCAATGTGCCCTGGCTACGCAATGGTACCAGCTGGAAGGCGTGCTGCAGCTCACTAACCATGCAGCATTGCAGGACATCAAAGTAAATATTGAGCAGCAGTTGTCGCCGGAGAGCCGTGCGCTCATTACCAACTGGCCCAATGTGGTAGAGCAGTACCATGCAGACAACTATATTTTTAAAGTGCGCGACAAGGAAATAAAACTGCCCCTGTACACGGAAAGCCTTTCCGGTAGCCGCATCCGCAAGATCAGCCTTCCCACTTATAAAGACTGGGGCGACCTGCTGCGCTGGCAGCGGAAGGAAAACCTCCCAGGGGAATATCCTTACACGGCAGGCGTGTTCCCGTTAAAGCGCGAAGGCGAAGACCCCACGCGCATGTTTGCCGGGGAAGGTGGCCCTGAGCGCACTAACAAACGCTTCCACTACGTATCACTGGACCAGCCGGCAAAGCGCCTGTCCACCGCGTTTGACAGCGTAACCCTTTACGGGGAGGATCCCGCCGTGCGCCCGGATATTTATGGAAAGATCGGCAACTCCGGTGTGAGCATTGCCACCGTGGATGATGCAAAGAAATTGTACAGTGGCTTTGACCTGTGCGATCCCAAAACATCGGTGTCCATGACCATCAATGGCCCGGCGCCGGTGCTGCTGGCATTTTTCATGAATGCGGCCATTGACCAGCAGTGTGAAAAATATATCACGGAAAATGGTTGGTGGGACCAGGTGAATGCCACCCTACAAAAACAAGCTACCCTACCCCATTACCATGGTAACCTGCCGGCGGGCAATGATGGCCTGGGCCTGCGCCTGCTGGGCGTTTCCGGCGATGCAGTGCTGGAGCCAGCAGTTTATCAAAAACTGAAAGCACAGGCATTGAGCACGGTACGGGGCACCGTGCAGGCAGATATCCTGAAAGAAGACCAGGCACAGAACACCTGCATCTTCTCCACGGAATTTGCCCTGAAACTGATGGGCGATGTGCAGGAATATTTCATCCGAGAAAAGGTGCGCAACTTTTATTCCGTAAGCATTTCCGGCTACCATATTGCAGAAGCCGGGGCCAATCCCATTACCCAACTGGCCTTTACATTGGCCAATGGGTTTACTTACGTGGAGTATTACCTGAGCCGGGGCATGCACATTGATGATTTTGCGCCCAACCTTTCTTTCTTCTTCAGCAATGGCATGGACCCTGAATATGCCGTGATAGGCCGCGTGGCCCGCCGCATCTGGTCCAGGGCCATCCGGCATAGATACAAAGGCAACGACCGCTCCCAGAAACTGAAGTACCATATTCAAACCTCTGGCCGCAGCCTGCATGCGCAGGAGATAGACTTCAACGATATCCGCACCACCCTGCAGGCATTGTATGCTATTTATGATAATTGCAATTCCCTGCACACCAATGCCTATGATGAAGCCATTACCACGCCCACGGAAGAAAGCGTGCGCCGCGCCATGGCCATCCAGTTGATCATTAACCGTGAGCTGGGCACCGCAAAGAATGAAAACCCGCTGCAGGGTTCCTTCTTCATTGAAGAACTGACAGACCTGGTGGAAGAGGCTGTGCTGGCGGAGTTTCGCCGTATCACAGAACGGGGAGGCGTGCTGGGCGCCATGGAGCGCATGTACCAGCGCAACAAGATCCAGGAAGAAAGCCTGCACTATGAATCCATGAAGCACACGGGGGAGTATCCCATCATTGGCGTAAATACATTCCTGAACAAGAACGGCTCACCTACCATCATTCCACAGGAAGTGATCCGCTCTACCAGCGAGGAAAAGGACTTCCAGATCCACACCCTGCAGGCATTCCAAAAACGCCACGTGGATAAAAGTGACGCCATGCTGCAACGGCTGCAACAAGTGGCGGTGTCAAACGGGAACCTGTTTGAAGAACTGATGGAAACCGTGAAATACTGCAGTCTTGGCCAGATCACGCATGCGCTGTATGAAGTGGGCGGGCAGTACCGGCGCAACATGTAG
- a CDS encoding NUDIX hydrolase, with protein MKTYIISCIEYIVQYFSYLKFNSALFNSTYMVAHNLSGHQERPDMDSFCSLAVSVDCVIFGSDQDQLKVLLMPCHEPGHQGQWILPGDTVQVQEELDAAAHRVSQTIAGTDFPHLSQLQAFGSVQRHPAARVISVAYYTLVHLRENNFPLPGELRWFLLKDLPALAFDHGTIVTAARDRLQQKLQEQPPDLRLLPRRFSFRELQDLYEAVLDHKLDRRNFRKKVLAMNLLVDLHEAESNVSHRPAKIYGRQPD; from the coding sequence ATGAAAACGTACATTATCTCTTGTATAGAGTACATTGTACAATATTTTTCTTATCTTAAATTCAATTCCGCGTTATTTAATTCCACGTATATGGTTGCCCACAACCTTTCCGGCCATCAGGAGCGCCCTGATATGGACTCCTTTTGCAGCCTTGCTGTATCTGTCGATTGTGTCATTTTTGGATCTGACCAGGATCAATTAAAGGTGTTACTCATGCCGTGCCACGAACCCGGGCATCAAGGTCAGTGGATCTTACCCGGGGACACTGTGCAGGTGCAGGAAGAACTGGATGCAGCGGCCCATCGTGTTTCACAAACCATTGCGGGAACGGACTTTCCCCACCTGAGCCAGTTGCAGGCTTTTGGCAGCGTGCAGCGCCATCCTGCGGCCCGGGTGATCAGCGTGGCTTACTACACCCTGGTGCACCTGCGGGAAAATAATTTTCCCCTGCCGGGTGAACTACGTTGGTTCCTGCTGAAGGACCTGCCTGCGCTGGCATTTGACCACGGTACTATTGTAACAGCAGCCCGCGACCGCCTGCAGCAGAAGTTGCAGGAGCAGCCACCAGACCTGCGTTTGTTGCCCCGCCGCTTTTCCTTCCGCGAGTTGCAGGACCTTTATGAGGCCGTGCTGGATCACAAACTGGACCGGCGCAACTTCCGTAAAAAAGTACTGGCCATGAACCTGCTGGTAGACCTGCATGAAGCAGAGAGCAATGTGTCTCACCGGCCTGCTAAGATCTATGGGCGCCAGCCAGACTAA